TTAGCTTATACATATCAAGGTGTAATTTATCATTTTTCATCAAGAAGCTATTTAGAGATTTTTCAAAAAAATCCTGGTGCTTATGAGCCTCAATATGGTGGATGGTGTGCTTATGCTATGGGTGCAACAGGAGAGAAAGTACAAATCGATCCTGAAACATTTAAGATCGTTGATCAGAAGCTGTACCTTTTTTATAATCGTTTTTTCAATAATACCCTTAAAGATTGGAATAAAGATGAAGCTAGATTAAAGACGAGGGCAGACCAGTCATGGCAAAAATTTATTCGTTAACCTTATAAACACCATCAATGAAACGCTCGATCATTTTTTCATGGATTCTAAGATTACTTGCTGCTATCATCTTATTGCAAACGCTATTTTTCAAGTTTACTGCAGCAGAAGAATCGGTTTTCATTTTTACTGAAATGGGTATAGAACCTTGGGGAAGAATAGCAACAGGTATTGCTGAGTTGATAACAGCACTATTCATACTCTATCGGCCTACGCTATTCATTGGCGCTATTTTCGGAGTGGGTATTATGACAGGTGCTCTTCTTTCGCATATTATCGTATTAGGGATTGAGATCCAGCAGGATGGAGGACAACTGTTCATCTATGCAGCAGTAGTATGGATCTCCTGTATGATCTTAAGTATTATGCACCGACAGCAGCTGATCACTTTATTGGAGAGAATTACAGGCAAAAACGTGAAAGGTAAATAGCGTAAATTGAATTTAAAACTTAACGGTTGCTGATCGGTGGGTGATCGAGTGTGGTCGGTTTATCAACGGATATGTTTGATCGATAGCAATGGTTTCAAAAAAGAACATTATTTTCACATATAGTGATAAATAGTATACAGAAAATTTATTTATGCAAATTGCCGCAGCCATCCGAAATATTTTTATGCAACTGCATGAAACTTTGGATAAACTCAATCACGAGCAATATACACAACCCAGCAAGGCATTGTTTAATGCTACTATTGGTCAACATGTTCGACATATTGTTGAATTGTTTCAATGTTTGGAAAACGGGTACGAGAATGGCATTGTGAATTACGAGCATCGAAAAAGAGATAAAAATATTGAAACCAATAAGCAGCTGGCAATTCAACTCTTGCATGAGATCAGTAGCCGACTGATTCGTGAAGACAAGAGTATTCAGCTGGAAATGAATTATGATGATCTTTCTAATGAAACAGTAGTTGTCAACAGTAATTATTATCGCGAGGTGGTATATAATTTAGAACATACTGTTCATCATATGGCTTTAATTCGAGTAGGCGTTTCAGAAGTATCTGATCTTATTCTCCCGGATAGCTTTGGCGTAGCTTCTTCTACTATGAAACACCGCGATACATGTGCACAGTAACTTTTATACCTCTTCAAGGTAAAGTATTACTAACCTCTAATAGAGATGAAAAGGGTGTTAGGAAAAAAGCCGTGGCTCCTGTGATACAAATGGTCGGTCAAACAAAACTATTGTTTCCTCAGGATGCACAAGCTGGTGGAACCTGGATCGGAGTTGCAGAGACGGGTACTGTCATGGTTTTATTAAACGGAGGCTTTATTAAGCATGAACCTGCGGCAGCTTATCGAAAAAGCAGGGGGCTGATATTCCTGGATATATTGTCTCAGACAAATACATTAAATGCTTACAGGAAAATCAATTTGCTGGGTATAGAACCTTTTACCCTGATCATTTGGGAGGGCGGTCATTTATATGAATGTAGATGGAGCGGAGAAGAAAAATACATTCGTGAAGTAGATCCAACAAAGCCACATATCTGGTCATCAGTTACCTTATATACGCAAGAGATGATTCAAAAAAGAGAAGACTGGTTCAATGTATGGTTAAAGCAGTATCCATATCCTGAATCAAAAGATATTTTATCATTTCATCTTTTTGGAGGACATGAAGATCCGGAAAATGGTATAAGAATGAATCGAAACAATGAAATGCTCACTGTGAGTGTGACGAATATAATTTGCGATGATCGGTCTGCTACTATGTTT
Above is a genomic segment from Sediminibacterium sp. KACHI17 containing:
- a CDS encoding YHS domain-containing (seleno)protein, coding for MKSLYLFWSLLTLSVTTLAQDIDLRKKHYNLSDQVAIQGYDPVAYFVQKKAVKGKRDLAYTYQGVIYHFSSRSYLEIFQKNPGAYEPQYGGWCAYAMGATGEKVQIDPETFKIVDQKLYLFYNRFFNNTLKDWNKDEARLKTRADQSWQKFIR
- a CDS encoding DoxX family protein; its protein translation is MKRSIIFSWILRLLAAIILLQTLFFKFTAAEESVFIFTEMGIEPWGRIATGIAELITALFILYRPTLFIGAIFGVGIMTGALLSHIIVLGIEIQQDGGQLFIYAAVVWISCMILSIMHRQQLITLLERITGKNVKGK
- a CDS encoding NRDE family protein — its product is MCTVTFIPLQGKVLLTSNRDEKGVRKKAVAPVIQMVGQTKLLFPQDAQAGGTWIGVAETGTVMVLLNGGFIKHEPAAAYRKSRGLIFLDILSQTNTLNAYRKINLLGIEPFTLIIWEGGHLYECRWSGEEKYIREVDPTKPHIWSSVTLYTQEMIQKREDWFNVWLKQYPYPESKDILSFHLFGGHEDPENGIRMNRNNEMLTVSVTNIICDDRSATMFYKDIIHQEQHQLSLSFVQQQPVS